A genomic region of Salinibacterium sp. NK8237 contains the following coding sequences:
- a CDS encoding carbohydrate ABC transporter permease, translating into MTTTERHPIRSAEAAAKQVSPSTAPKKRKRISTAEKKRRRAGWLMITPSVIHVGLWTLIPVIATFYLSFTDYGIFAAPKWIWFDNYVEMFNDAVFMQSIGNTVWYTFWTVPVSMAVAVVVAVLLNQGLKLQKFYRTAFFLPQVTATVAIAMVWLWIFNPQYGLLNAMLETLGLPGQAWLVDPQWALPAVILVGAWQGIGIKMLIYIAALQNIDESLYEAASLDGASSIRKFFSITVPMLKPATFFVFIISIIGAFQVFDQIYVLTDGGPANATTMMTYEVYRSAFQEFRMGMASAQSVVLFAFLLFVTLISRRVTKEED; encoded by the coding sequence ATGACCACTACAGAGCGACACCCCATTCGCAGCGCGGAAGCGGCAGCGAAGCAGGTTTCCCCATCCACCGCACCGAAGAAACGCAAGCGCATCAGCACCGCGGAGAAGAAGCGTCGCCGTGCTGGCTGGCTGATGATCACACCATCCGTGATCCACGTGGGGCTGTGGACGCTGATCCCCGTCATCGCGACCTTCTACCTCTCATTCACTGACTACGGAATCTTTGCGGCTCCGAAGTGGATCTGGTTCGACAACTACGTCGAAATGTTCAACGACGCAGTGTTCATGCAGTCCATCGGCAACACCGTTTGGTACACCTTCTGGACAGTGCCCGTGTCGATGGCCGTCGCCGTCGTCGTAGCCGTGTTGCTCAACCAGGGCCTCAAACTGCAAAAGTTCTACCGCACCGCCTTCTTCCTCCCGCAGGTCACCGCTACCGTCGCCATCGCGATGGTGTGGCTGTGGATCTTCAACCCCCAGTACGGTCTGCTCAACGCGATGCTCGAAACGCTCGGGCTCCCCGGTCAAGCGTGGCTCGTCGACCCGCAGTGGGCGCTCCCGGCAGTGATCTTGGTTGGTGCCTGGCAGGGCATCGGTATCAAGATGCTCATCTACATCGCGGCCCTGCAGAACATCGACGAATCGCTCTACGAGGCGGCATCGCTCGACGGAGCATCCTCAATTCGCAAGTTCTTCAGCATCACCGTTCCGATGCTCAAGCCGGCCACATTCTTCGTCTTCATCATCTCGATCATCGGCGCTTTCCAAGTGTTCGACCAGATCTACGTACTGACAGACGGTGGCCCGGCGAACGCGACCACGATGATGACCTACGAGGTCTACCGCTCGGCGTTCCAGGAATTCCGGATGGGAATGGCATCCGCTCAGTCGGTAGTGCTCTTCGCCTTCCTTCTCTTTGTCACTCTCATTAGCCGTCGCGTCACCAAAGAAGAGGACTAG
- a CDS encoding carbohydrate ABC transporter permease, with protein sequence MTLPTIKALAISEQVTVVPRKRWFHHAKGRQAALINVALILGSITMLVPFLWMVLTSLKSPAELAQFPPTFLPQEWMFSNYAATLDAAPFGLYFRNSFVIATTHTLITVVLGSMAGYALARIYFKGREAIFLAFIAMLMIPTYTKIVPQFLLVKFMPLFGGNDILGQGGSGWLDTWWALIIPGGLSASAIFLFRQFYLSLPKDLEEAARIDGLGEFRIFSQIYTPLIKPAIATVGLLTFQESWNNFLWPLLVTTSSDLRVIQVGLAVFQQLDNTQWQYLMAGTTMATVPMVVLFIFAQKYFIQGFTNAGIK encoded by the coding sequence ATGACTCTCCCTACTATCAAGGCCCTCGCGATTAGCGAACAGGTCACGGTCGTTCCCCGCAAGCGGTGGTTCCACCACGCCAAGGGTCGCCAAGCGGCGCTTATCAATGTGGCCCTCATCCTCGGCTCGATCACCATGCTGGTGCCGTTCCTGTGGATGGTGCTCACGAGCCTCAAGTCGCCAGCCGAGCTGGCACAGTTTCCCCCGACGTTCCTTCCGCAAGAGTGGATGTTCAGCAACTACGCGGCGACTCTGGATGCTGCGCCGTTCGGCCTGTACTTTCGCAACAGCTTTGTGATCGCCACCACTCACACCCTCATCACTGTCGTCTTGGGTTCGATGGCGGGTTATGCGTTGGCCCGCATTTACTTCAAGGGGCGGGAGGCGATCTTCCTCGCTTTTATCGCGATGTTGATGATCCCCACCTACACGAAGATCGTTCCGCAGTTTCTCCTCGTCAAGTTCATGCCCCTCTTCGGCGGCAACGACATCCTCGGCCAGGGCGGTAGTGGCTGGTTGGACACGTGGTGGGCTTTGATCATTCCTGGTGGTCTGAGCGCATCGGCCATCTTCTTGTTCCGTCAGTTCTATTTGTCGCTGCCGAAGGACCTCGAAGAGGCGGCACGGATTGATGGCCTGGGCGAGTTTCGCATCTTCTCGCAGATCTATACGCCGCTCATAAAGCCGGCTATCGCGACTGTCGGACTGCTGACGTTCCAAGAGAGCTGGAACAACTTCCTGTGGCCTTTGCTCGTCACCACCAGCAGCGACCTTCGCGTGATTCAGGTCGGGCTCGCGGTGTTCCAGCAGCTCGACAACACGCAGTGGCAGTACCTGATGGCTGGAACAACGATGGCGACGGTGCCCATGGTGGTGCTGTTCATCTTCGCCCAGAAGTACTTCATTCAGGGCTTCACCAACGCCGGCATCAAGTAG